The proteins below are encoded in one region of Xenopus laevis strain J_2021 chromosome 8L, Xenopus_laevis_v10.1, whole genome shotgun sequence:
- the LOC108699642 gene encoding RIIa domain-containing protein 1: MTRFHRNSSGGFHGNEGEWRLCNTEENGGAGPGGLNEEQRQRVEEFKIQTRVSNETFLREHQEMQLLISGFLGEVLLRRPENIRESLQEVRSKKDTRPSSSTLIYNLPVS; encoded by the exons ATGACGCGTTTCCACAGAAACAGCAGCGGCGGTTTCCACGGCAACGAAGGTGAGTGGCGTTTGTGTAACACTGAGGAAAATGGCGGCGCCGGACCCGGGGGTCTGAATGAGGAACAGCGGCAGCGAGTGGAGGAGTTCAAG ATCCAGACGCGTGTAAGTAATGAGACCTTCCTGCGAGAGCACCAGGAGATGCAGCTGCTCATATCTGGCTTCTTGGG GGAAGTTCTACTGAGACGGCCAGAGAATATCCGAGAGTCGCTGCAG GAAGTGAGGTCGAAAAAAGAcactcgtccatcaagttcaaccttaatatataacctgcctgtc